The genomic interval tccttttcaacccaggccattctatgacttcCAGGTGAATTTCATGAAAATGGGTTATTTTAAATGGGTTagttaaaacaaagcaaaacaaaacaaagaagtcaCAATTCAATAACTAATCATCATCATGGGGTTTGATGCAATTTCTTCAGGTGCAGACTGTGTTTTGTGCTTCCAGACACTTGCAGAGTGAGGTTTACAACACAGAATAGCTCCAGACTCTCTCCAGTCCTGTTTCTGTTGTGAGGTTTGACAAGAAagtaacaataaaacaaaacaaaaacagaagcaaactgaacacagctgcTCTTTGCTGCCAGTTGTGTGCACAGGCCGTGGCAGTATAAGACAGCAAAAGCAGCCCTGGAATCCGGTCAAAACCAAGGAAGGGATGGGTTGTGCCCATAGATAGGACTAGCAGAGAGAACAAGAGAGCCTTTCACACGCCTTTGAATCATGTGCACTTTCTCCCAGCAGTGTGGCATTCCATTTTTTAACTAATGCTTTGTCACAGATGACCAGTCAGCTCAGTGTAATACAAAGGCAATTCCTGCTATAATGATTCGAAACGCTGTGGTTTGGAACACTAAGAGAACAATTTCATATTCCATGACTGTAAGCTCTGAGCTGCTTCCCAAAGGCCCCACTTAGCTATGGGTAATGAGGTCGAACACTTGTGTTTCTACTTCCCAGCATTGTTGGGCTCTTGCACAAACCCTTCTGCTTTAATATCTAATCTCCTACTCAGGATGgtcagcaaacaaaaccaagggTGGGTGCAGCAAGTGACTTCACTTATAAATTTCCTTTAAGCCAAAAGAAACAGTAATACACCTGACTTCCCCTCTGAACTGACAAATCACGTGTGCACAGCATGGCTCACGGATGTGTTTGTCACTCTTAACTAAACTAGATCTGTGATTTACAAGCACAGTTCCCTGCAGCGTTAAGGATCACCTGGGCTGTAACAGAGCACCAGTCCATGAGTCTGTGCTCAGGGAGGATTGTGGCTGCCTACACTGCTGGGACAGGCCCTCATCCACAGTGGTAGAGCCCCAGTGCCAGGCAGCAGGGGCAAGGGGCAAGTCACGGACTTGTGAGACATCAGCCGTGGGAGTGAGGGATCAGATCAGAAGCTTGAGCTACATACACAGCTCTACTGCATTCCTGTCACCAGTTCTTTCATCCCAGATTTAAATAAATAGTCttagcattttccttcttacaACAGGCATCTTTTTCTGCCTCACCAGGGCCAGTCTGCAGGCAGTATTTGAGACAACTTGGAgattttaaattgtattatattaaaACTCAACAAATTTAATTAATTCTCAGAGAGCTCATGTAAACCTATGgctcaaaaaaaaccaaaccaaaccaaacaaaaacaaacaaacaaaaactagcAAGACTGTATTATTTATGGAGTATTAATATCCTCCAAAATTAATATTGGTCATCCTATGATGTACCTCTCTTTTAGCAGTGGTGCATAGGCATAACAGGTGCTTTGTAGCTCACTGCTATGACTGTCCTTaccaaaataaacattttcagaattctGAATGGTCCCAATTAAGACTGCTTTGCAACGAGTCCTGAATTTTCAAGACGTACTGGGGATGGGTTTGAATTTCAAGGCAGGTGTCCAGCACggctgtgcacagcagcccagcGCAAACACTCTGTAAAGATGCTACGTTCAGCCCTCCCAGCTCATGCACCTCCTGCAGAGCGCCAGGGGACAGCGTGAATGAAGCAGTGAATAAAGCAGTTATTGGTACGTCAGTGCAGCTGACTCTCAGCCCCACAGGGAGGAGCATCCTTAAGCCTGCTTCTCAGTAATATGACATTGTGGGAATTTAGAAACTGAGACAGCCTGAGGTCATTATAACCCCCGTCCTCCCTTCCCTACGTTGCCTGCTTCTTTCCTGTTCCCTTTCATTTCAGCAATTAACATAGGAGGAACAGAAGAGGGAGCTCCCACTGCAGCGACGAGTTCTTCCTAGTAAATGGAAGGCGGATGCCTGAGCTCCTCCATGCATCAGCTACGGATTTTGAAGCACCAAAGCACTGCAGCCTAATGCCGACGGCCTAGTTTTAATTTGGGTCAGAATGTTCTCCACCCTTTTTCTCTGTATGTAGGATATGATGGAGGAAAAtgaactggatgacctttaaggtccctgTCAATCCatgccattttatgattctgtgtttccgTGATGTCTCTCACCTGTTCCATGGCATAATGCCTTTCTGCTTTAATGATCATATCTACAATGAGGGCGTAATTGCTCCTTGAAGCCACGGCAAGTGCAGTTCTTCCATGCTGAAAGCAGACAGAGTGAATCAGGACATCATCTCATATATACAAGGATAGAACAGAGGAAGCACATGAGCTGTGTTGACAAAACCCCattctttttgtgcttttatcCCAGTCCACCTGAGCCCACCTCAGCAATCAACACTTTGGTGTACAGGCACTTCAATGCTTTCCACGTTTCTCTTCATAATCAGCCCTCTTCAGTGGGCCTGCACCAAGTGGAGACACCTCAGATACAAACACTCAGGCAATGCTCTTGCTAGGCATTCCAGAAAGTTAGACTGCAGAGAAGCCAACCCCTTCATTAGAAGGCTCTGCCATTAAATCATTAAACGTTTCAACTACCCAGTTACTACAGAATGCCTAATATACATGAGGAGaccagaggcagcaggagctcctTAGGGCTGCATTCCCTGGGATGCGTGAACAGAATGGGGTGTCCCTGGTCCTTTGTGCTGGTGCACGTgccatcagcacagccccaagctaccaaaaaaaaaaaaaagtaacattagTTTCATAAAGCTTTGCTCCAGGACAGTTTTGTGCATGGAAACTTCCTCTTCAAATGGCTGAAAACCTAGATTTTGTCCGTGTTGTACTTTAATCATATCTGAACTCAAAAGAAGCTTCTTTGCTAAAGCTATTCCACATCACTGCAAGTTGCAGGTAAAGCAGTACAAAAAGTGAGCTTCCTTTGTAAGAATGAACACGTGGCTGCTCTCATTCCATGAAGGATGACTGGAAACATGTGCTTCCTGCATTTCTGGGAAAGCTACATAACCCATGTATGCATGAGGAAGGTACTCTACCCTGTCCGTGATCTTGAGGTCACAacctgccttcagcagcacttCTACCATCTCCACATTGCCAACATCAGCAGCCAAATGTAGGGGAGTTTCATGCCTCTGCAATTAAAAACACCAAATAAATACAATGAGCCAAACTCcacatagaagaaaaatgcacaCAGTTTGAATCTAGAGAAGATTCACAAGAAAACTAGAAAAtaccaaacagaaagaaaatgtaactcTTGAATAACTGCTAGTTTTGtttcagacagaaagaagaaggaagcatCTGGGATACctgcaggaaaaacagacaGGAACTCCAGCTCAGGACAAAGCTGCCATCACGCCCCACTAATGCATCATAGCGTAAGGAACTCTTGCTCTACCCTCTTAAAACCTCTTAAAGAGTTTTGGGTTGAGTGTTAGATGCAAGTGCCAATACCCATGTTATCCTCTCAAATAACCTCTTCCTGCTGAAATTCATGTAAAGACAACTGGACACCAATGATTTTCAAACAAACATGGTGCTGCAGTTCACGACAGGGCTTCTTTCTTAGCCAGCTCTGCCACACTCTGGTGATTTGgagtgaaaagcagaacagaaatccACCTGCTGCATAAGGGATCTAATAATCCTTTAAGCgcaataaaatacaaattaaaaacaaaacaaaaagctttaaaataaagccaAGCGCTTATGTGGAAAATACAGCTAGACGAATATTCAGCTTGTAGTCTGATCTTCATGTCTGTAATCAAGGTTTTGTCATCTTCATACAGATGCATTCACCCATATTGAACCTGTTTTATTTATCCTTCCATTGAACTCCATGAAGAAACCAGGAGCATGTGCTTTGGGGAGTTCAGCAGCCTGGTGATCTGTTTCCTGTTCACAAAGAAATGTTgtcctttcctgtcttttctttactgtttgCACTGACGGGAAACTATTCCAGCTGCTTACGGCTACAGTGCAGCAGCAAAGAAGATATGCTGTCACTTATGGAAATCTGGTGGAGCTGGACAGCTTGTTCCACATGATACAGTGACTTTTTAAGTTGAAGGTTTCATGACCGCTGTGGTTTTGTCTGGGATTGAGTTAATTTTtctaatagaatcacagaattatagaatcactcaggttggaaaagaccttaaagatcatcgagtccaaccattacctaaccatactaccctaaatctaacaaccctccattaaaccatgtccctgagcaccacatccaaatggtttttaaacacatccagtctccctggggagcctattccagtgcttaacaaccctttctgtgaataagtgtttcctgatatccaatctaaacttacccagcacctcaatgtcctttctgtactgaggtgcccaaaactgaacacagtactcaaggtgaggcctcaccagtgctgagtacaggggcaggattacttcctagtcctgctcaccacaccattcctgatacaagccaggatgccattggccttcctggccatctgggcacactgctggctcatattcagccgacTGTCCATCAATGCAACatggtaataataataataatagtaataataataataataacctaGTAGTTGCTGGCATGGTGTCCTGTTTTGGGTTCAGAAGACAATCACCTTTGGTGACACAGTGATGTTTTAGCTATTGCAGAGCAGTCCTCACTCACAGCCAAATGCTTTCCAACCTGTGGTGCTGCCCTGCCCGTACATCAGGgctggaggaaggagaggaaggtgctgatcttccctctctcctcaAAACATCTGTGAGAGGAGAAAAGGATGAAAGGTGTGATTGCTGATTTTCTCCATGAGATGGTTTTTGGAACACTGGGACAGCAGCCAAGTTGGTCCCAAACACCACATTAAGCTCAAGGCCTCTGTTCTTCCCATAGCTTCCAGAGGCAAAGCAAAACTGAGCAATAAACAGCACCAAGGGAGCAAAGAAGGGCTTGGCACTGTGCAggccctgctcagcagcagctgaagcaccACTGTGTTATGAACGCTGTTTGGGGAGCagatccaaaacacagcactctGTGGGCTGCTATAAAGATATTTAGCTCCATCCCAGCCAGATGAAGCACACTCAGACAGCAATGTACATCCAAAGGAACAAACCTGTACTCCAAATTTAATTAGAAAACCctaatttttcttcctatggAGTAACCTCTGTTAGATATCATTATTTCTTAATGAGAAAGGGTAGACAGTCTCTCAAATCTAGAATGACTTCACTAGACCAGTCTAGAACTGCCTTGAATTAGCAGATCAAGCTTGTGTGTACTTTACTCATTCCCAGATGAACAAGTGGAGGTAAAGAGAGACCAGGAACCGGCTGGAGGTGAATTTCTGTGTTTACCTTCAGAAAACTACACTGACAGAGTTATAGTGAggatgcaggaagaaaaataaattgttcagGTCATTGCCACTCTGCACTCGACCTACCTCTGAATTCAACTTTGAAacatttttgtcatttattgTGCATGAATCATAACACTTGGACAATAAGCTAATCCAAATATTTTGGAGCATCTAACATTCTGCTGTCCATGCTTGATGCAAACACTCCTAGCACAGCACGTACCTGTGACTAACAGTATGtacacatacaaaaatacaatgAGGAAActgcctcttccttttttttttttttttaaatacctttagctcacaagcagaaaagaagcaagcaaaatTCATATAATCACCACTTAGCAGTGAAATAGTTACAAATCCCCATTTTCCTTACATGATTTAAGAAGTTTATGTCATGATTCGCTTCCAAGAGTTTTTTCATAATCAGCAGATGATTACTGATGACTGCTAAATGCAGAGGGGAATTCTTCTGCTgtggagagaaaacaagaagttgTTACACTCAGTGCATTCATTAAAGGTTCGTTCAAAGAAGAAAGACATTCCTGTTCCTGAGTCTATCCCTTGCCAAGGGGGTGCAGGGGTGATGAGATCCAGCAGACAGCACACCTTGGGGTATCAGGGAccacagctgtcacagcagaGAGCACCATGCTTACAGCAAGGCACCCCTTTGTACATCCGTGCCGGGGTGTGCCACTGCCCCTGCTCTGTTCCTTCAGAGATGGAATGATTCTGATGTGGGCATACGGCAGTCAGAATctattttccagaaataaactCTTGtaccacagtgctgctgtagtTATTCTTCATAATAACCTGACTTGCTGTAATATTTGAAGGAAGCAAATTACAGCTAGAAAGAAATTAAGTTCTTGTATTTGAGTGATTATTCATGCAAATAATTGGGGCACTGTTCCAACGCCAGTCACAATCCAACCATTAGATTGGCAAGATCACTCTTCTTGTTGAGCCTGTGACTCATCAGTTTCTCATTAAATACAGCTAAAAAGTAATTCCACACCAGTGCCAGAAGCCAGCTTATTAGTGTTTTTATAAACCACAACCATTTCTTTAGGGctagagagaaataaataaagctctcacacagagctgcactggaaatatttccaaaacCCAAGTTACTGTTCCATGAGTTGTTTCAGCTACagaaagccaacaaaacaaCCAGCAGAAATAGAGGCTGGTATTTACAATAAATCATTACAACTGCATGATACAACATGCAAGCAATCGTAGCTGATATGTCACAAAGTCTATGTCCTGTTCTtatccagcactgcagaagtagaaaataacttcttcacagaaaatctTAGATGTCAGAATCTGTAATACCTGAGGAGCATCAAGATTTTAGTATCTTTCTAATCTCCTAAGAGAGAGAGATTTTGACAGCAGACGCTTTGAACACAGAgcctgaaaacactgaagtataTATTCACCTTTGTTCAAAATCACATAAATTGTCAACTCTCTGTCCCACGTAGGGGGCACCCATATGAGAGTGGCACATAGAGATGCCTGCATTATCACAGCTCAGTCCAAGCAGAGTGCTTTGCTCATCTTCCCACACTGCTCAGCCCTCAGTACATGCCAACTACCTCTGCATGTTGTCATACACTCACCTCAGGTTTAGGGACCAGGTCAATGTTCTTATCAATAAGAAAAGTGACCAAGGATTGATGTCCATTCTGAATGGCAGCCTGCAATGCATTGCTgttgttctgaaagaaatgttataGATAGCaaaaatttacatttctgtttctgggaaaaagaaaaaaatcctacagaCAGATATCAATCCAGAAAAGTCTTTCACTCACATCTGCGTTACTATATACCTCTTTCCTCTCAAAATAAGACATTTCCATTTGATGAAGTGATGGAAAATTAGGAAGAAGTCCATCAGCAACATATTTTTATGAATAGTGAAGGAAATTCCCATTGTTAGTGCAATGCAACAagcatgctgaaaaaaaaaaagcagtactCCATGGTCCCTTTTACTCTCTGTTGACTAACAGATAATTCAGCATTGTCAGATTTGCTGAAGCACAGACTAGAACACATCTCTCAGTCTGTCAGTTCAGTCTGTCCTTTAATAAGCAGCTACAGTCACATTAACACATTTAAAATcactatttaattaaaaaaaaaaaaaaaaagaaagagaatgttCCCTTAATTCTGCTATAATAAACAAGCTCTCACTCTTGTGGAATCACAAGCATCCCTGCATACTCTTGCAGAAGGCAAGATGAAGACATTTAACACATATCAGTCTAAGAACCAGATGTGGAGAACAGATTTGTCATCAGTTCATGAATACAAGCTGCCAAAAACTAGGCTTTTCAGTTGATTTGAGGCTTGGTTCGATTTCTTAGCCACATGTTTTACTATCGAGttgacaataaataaaaaagccttAAAACATAATTCTATCAAACATAGAATTTTGTCTGAGCCTCATCTTCTAAACAAGTTTTGTTCAATTAACATAATCTCCATTCCCAACTTGATTATAGTTTTTACCATTTCctaaaaaataatcaaagcgAAGAGACTGTCAATAcacacagaagagagaagataAAGCCCTTCCCACAGCTtgggctgtgccagcagcagtgtgatGAAGGGATTTTGCATACATACGTGAGTTAAAACATCAATGTTACTTCCTGCTTCCAGTAGGAGTTCAGCACATTTTTCATTACCTCTTTCAACAGACAAGTAAAATGGAGTTTCTCCATTCTAGatcaacagagagaaaaaatgtctATCCCAAATTATGCCATGTGATTATAAAGTTATGACACTAAACAGATTATCTTGATCAGTCATCCAGCTCAATAGAAAAGGGAAGATGGCCGTAAGAGAATAGAGTCTGAGTGCTCTAAAACTAATACCTCAATAAAATGGTAACACATGAACAACTAAGTGATGGCTGACAACTAAGTCTGTCTATGTAGAGAAATTGTACAATACAAATAGCTGTTTATTTCCAGAGAACATTACAGTCTAAAGGCGCAGAAACAAAGATCCTGGCAATCAATTGCTGCCACTCAACACCAGTTAACACCACTGTCATGTTGACACATACCATAAGCGCCAGCTTATGTCAGTCCAGCGCCATGATTTCTTACCAATCCCCAAGTCAAGCTTTACCTACAAGGAGcacttttaataaaaacatttctgctacaTGTTTATTTCACACCTCTCTGTGGAGAAGTCTTTTACTTCTCCATGGCTAGTCTCTAAAAAAAGAATATACCTGTGTAAATGATCTGCACAGGGATCTGATCCCCATTTCGGAACTTCTACAACACATGAAGGTTTACTGAAAACCTCCCTAGTGCTTTAGAATTCACAGAGGCATTACCAACTCCTCATCTTTTCCTGCCACCATCATTTTGGCAGACATGAATGTGTCAGACTACATAGCTTATGGTGGGATGGGAGAGACTTGGTTATGCACAGAAAGGAAGATCTCCAGATGGAGAGGCAACTCATTTGCTCCATTAACCCTGGCCAAGCAGCACAAGCTTTGTGTGTGGAAGAAACACCTTTATTAGGCAAATCTTGGAACCATAAGAGCTTCATATTTCAAAAGGATTTCTGTGCTTCAGCCCTTCatagatgaggaaaaaaaagaaaaaagaaagaaaaaaaagctagcTGGATAAAAAGGAGCCATTGTGCCCACAAGCCTTTATCCTTTTGCTGAGAAGTGGATATCTTTTACTCCTGGACTATTTCCTTCTACTAGTAAACAGGgcacacacaacacacacacacacaaaaattaaaaataaaaaacagagagagaaagtcGTATGAGGAACAGAGGACAGAGCAAGAGATATGGAAGATGTTAGTAGGGCTGAATCTAATGGAGCAGAGACAATGAAACAGGATACAAACACACTGGGGAAGCAGAACTCATGAAGTCCATTCAGTGTAAAAATTAAacctttaaaatgttaatattaattgtttttttcaaatctcTAACTTTAACTCATTGGGTAATTTTTGTCCTCACCTGATTGAAGTCATTTACTTCATCCCAGTGTTTGAGCAGAATCACTACAGCTTCACTGTGGCCATTTTTAGCTGCCAGATGTAGGGCTGTGTTTCCCTCCTCGAAATTGAAATGTCAAAggagatattttaaaattctgaataaaCTGAAAGTTTTAAGAACTTTAAGCGTGCACTTCAACATTTGTCCTGCTTCTCTATTACTTATAAGTGGGAGGTGGAAGACCCACAGCATGTTTCAAGAACTCTCTGAAGGGAGTCTTTCCTCATGCATGCAGTTGTGACCCTTCTGTTCCAGATGGTTGCTCATGCTCTGAAAACAACAGTGTATtaccaggaaggaaaaaaaaaaaaaaggaaaaaagaaagagagagaaagaaagaaaaaagtctccTACACTTCTAACTCTTAAAGACTGAATCAGAATAAAACTTTGGGCTCTGGATCCTACAAGGATGGGGACTACACCATGTTTTTACCCTAGCAATGTCACAGAGGCAGAGAAATGCTAACATGCTCATTCCACAAATAACGATGTAAGGAGTAAGGAAATTTAAAGGTAGATTTTGAAAATTAGCCAAGCCACCTTTAAATGTAGAgtcaaaagcaatttcagtcAGATTCGggcatttctgaaaaatccCCATCAGAGCTTATTTATCTACTGAAATATTCCAAGACCTTTAATGTTAGTCACATGGGATTCTGCAGTgatgcagctgagcagagcagcaagaactGGAGAACCTAATCTGCCAGTGCAGAGAGTGGCACTTCCAGCCTGGACTGCCCCTCTTCTTCCATCAGCCTTGCCTTGCAGGAATTACTGATGCATATGAAAAAGATACCCAGCAACAAGGCCAGAAGTTCcaatttctttccttaattACTGAAAAACCGTCAGCGTTGTGGTAGTTGTCAGTCCAATATGTATCACTGTCAGCACCATGGCACATCTTGTTCAGATTGCTTAGTTGTGTAGTTAACTATATCAAAACAAAGTAATAACCCACAAGCAAATAAGGAAACCATTACCTTATCTTTTTCGGTCGTGAACAGATTTAGAGCTATTAGATTATTTATCATGTCAGCATGGCCTCTTTCTGCTGCCAGAAGAAATGGCTTTCTACCATTCTAGAAGACAGTTTGGAAAGGAATACATtgtcatggaaaagaaaaatagcctCCTTCCTGCTACCAGATATACGGCATATATGTGTTGCTCTCCATGAACATTTATATATGACAGAAAAGTAGGTGTATACAAGAAACATTTCTATATCATCTCTATTCTATTCTATACCACATCAGGTATAAACATGAAaagttaagatttttttaaaaggcaaaaattaagtagtgtaaaaaaaaaaacaaacatctttcatattctgaagaaaatatttgaaaactgattAGAAGTGGCAGCAAATGAGGTACAAAATGTGctcaaaatattctgaattacTCTGAATTTTGTTAAAATTAACAAAACCTTTTCCAGCTGTTTACAGCTCAGCTGTGGAAAGTTACCCTGACATAAAATAATGCCACTGGTCAGATGATGAGACCAATCACAGATGCTAGGCAAAAGTGGCCTGTATTAAATATctaagcaaatgaaaatgtttgacACTTCTGAAATAGCCACAATATAGAGAAGAATTCTAAGATTCTAAAATGCAGAggtttgttttgcttaacaAACTCTTGTTAATGTCAGCCTTGCCACGTGTAGACAGAGTTCAGAGCTTTGTACAATCTGGTCAATAAAATTCAAGGCTCAATAAAGAGGAGGGGGGAGCTTTGCTCTTTTGGTGGCAAATCCCaggagaatattttttccttacatgGGGATAAGATATCCTGCTTAGCTAAGTAAGTCCTCAAAGTGAGATTCCAGGATAACGGGCAGGAAAAACACAAGCATAGCAAACCATGAAGGCCTTGGTACTGCTGAAGAGTTGTTGCAGCTCTGTAGAATGGCTGTACGTGGTCTCATGCTCTCCATTAGTGAAAGATGCCCATGCCTGCCATTCCTGGCAGGTTTAGGGGGCACAGCATGGGAGGGTGGCAGGGATGAGCTGTGTGGAGGAGTTCAGTGACAACCTCATGCTGATCACAACAGCTTCCAGCAAGCTCCTCAGGGACAAAACCATGTGCTAGTACTGAACCCATCAGAGGAAATCATGGTACCTCTGCAAGGTATAAAAGAAATAGCAGACACTGCTACAGGTACAGTGCATAGGGAGATACCAGAGAAAACAGGAGAGGACATAGCAGGCATGAGAGGGCATGAGGGAGAAGACGCATGAGGTGCGCTCCCAGAGCAGCCATGCAACCCATGGAGGAGCCCTTGacaagaaaagaggaaaagaaaagaaaacagaattagcaATAAAG from Lagopus muta isolate bLagMut1 chromosome Z, bLagMut1 primary, whole genome shotgun sequence carries:
- the ANKDD1B gene encoding ankyrin repeat and death domain-containing protein 1B isoform X8, which produces MQQPTTTAHGLTVIHLAAWTGNLDIMRKLVKAGADQKAKNEEEMNALHFAAQNNSVKITDYFLQDLHLTDLNKPDGNGRKPFLLAAERGHADMINNLIALNLFTTEKDKEGNTALHLAAKNGHSEAVVILLKHWDEVNDFNQNGETPFYLSVERGNEKCAELLLEAGSNIDVLTHNNSNALQAAIQNGHQSLVTFLIDKNIDLVPKPEQKNSPLHLAVISNHLLIMKKLLEANHDINFLNHRHETPLHLAADVGNVEMVEVLLKAGCDLKITDRHGRTALAVASRSNYALIVDMIIKAERHYAMEQAHLGHGDSWSDSDLSFKQDHSTRTKQLRSSLWNLAYNHLKRQEWKILALFWKFTDEQIKAIEEQWTGKKSYKEHGHRMLLIWLHGTLLAHQNPVKHIFKDLVEAGFQHLAEKIRTESSTDMESRKCEIS
- the ANKDD1B gene encoding ankyrin repeat and death domain-containing protein 1B isoform X9; this translates as MADQHGLTVIHLAAWTGNLDIMRKLVKAGADQKAKNEEEMNALHFAAQNNSVKITDYFLQDLHLTDLNKPDGNGRKPFLLAAERGHADMINNLIALNLFTTEKDKEGNTALHLAAKNGHSEAVVILLKHWDEVNDFNQNGETPFYLSVERGNEKCAELLLEAGSNIDVLTHNNSNALQAAIQNGHQSLVTFLIDKNIDLVPKPEQKNSPLHLAVISNHLLIMKKLLEANHDINFLNHRHETPLHLAADVGNVEMVEVLLKAGCDLKITDRHGRTALAVASRSNYALIVDMIIKAERHYAMEQAHLGHGDSWSDSDLSFKQDHSTRTKQLRSSLWNLAYNHLKRQEWKILALFWKFTDEQIKAIEEQWTGKKSYKEHGHRMLLIWLHGTLLAHQNPVKHIFKDLVEAGFQHLAEKIRTESSTDMESRKCEIS